One genomic segment of Bifidobacterium breve DSM 20213 = JCM 1192 includes these proteins:
- the pta gene encoding phosphate acetyltransferase has protein sequence MTVTRVYIASPEGANGRNVVAYGVLNALTSKYKTMVFRPAVSNHDDFTPILLAASNAGLGVALSTGLDVHKVRTDKGTARGDIVGAFNDAMDVSRADAALIVGTDKSHVNDPTSYEFNANVAADLKAGVFLAVCTIDRWPHELDETVHLSIEGMEAAGNKVLGIFVTGCEPRHAFSVKETLAKYGLPVWTLPQIPFTDESTKDLALATFRKNAPTDEVLAALDVENTAPITPYAFQFDLLGKAKSNKKTIVLPEGEEDRIIKAADYLLEREIVNLIIVGDKNAILARGEELGLKFLDRARFQAMDDENVLKPMVAKLCELRAKKGMTEEQARKQLADASYFGTMLVVLGYADGLVSGSINSTANTVRPALQVIKTKPGQKLVSGAFLMCFKDHVAVFADCAINLNPDAEQLSEIALQSAETARAFGIDPKVGMLSYSTLGSGKGPDVDIVEEATKLLKEKAPDLPVVGSIQFDAAWSPDVAATKAKGNDVAGHVNVFVFPDLCAGNIGYKAVQRSSGALAIGPVLQGLNKPVNDLSRGALVQDIINTIALTAIEAQ, from the coding sequence GTGACCGTGACCCGTGTATATATCGCCAGCCCCGAAGGCGCTAATGGCCGCAACGTCGTTGCGTACGGCGTGCTCAATGCATTGACTTCCAAGTACAAGACCATGGTGTTCCGTCCGGCCGTGTCCAACCACGACGACTTCACCCCCATTCTGCTCGCCGCGTCCAATGCTGGCCTTGGCGTGGCTCTGTCTACCGGACTTGACGTGCACAAGGTGCGCACCGACAAGGGCACCGCCCGTGGTGACATCGTCGGTGCCTTCAACGACGCCATGGATGTGTCCCGTGCGGATGCCGCACTGATCGTCGGCACCGACAAGTCGCATGTCAATGATCCGACCAGCTACGAATTCAATGCGAATGTGGCCGCCGACCTGAAGGCCGGCGTGTTCCTGGCCGTGTGCACCATCGACCGCTGGCCGCACGAGCTGGACGAGACCGTGCATCTGTCCATCGAGGGCATGGAAGCCGCCGGCAACAAGGTGCTCGGCATTTTCGTGACCGGCTGTGAACCGCGCCACGCCTTCTCCGTCAAGGAAACCCTCGCCAAGTACGGTCTGCCCGTCTGGACGCTTCCCCAGATTCCGTTCACCGACGAATCCACCAAGGATCTGGCGCTGGCGACCTTCCGCAAGAACGCCCCCACCGATGAAGTGCTCGCAGCGCTCGATGTGGAGAACACCGCACCCATCACCCCGTATGCCTTCCAGTTCGACCTGCTCGGCAAGGCCAAGAGCAACAAGAAGACTATTGTGCTGCCTGAAGGCGAGGAAGACCGCATTATCAAGGCGGCTGACTACCTGCTCGAGCGTGAGATTGTGAATCTCATCATCGTGGGTGATAAGAATGCCATTCTGGCCCGCGGCGAGGAGCTCGGCCTCAAGTTCCTGGACCGCGCCCGTTTCCAGGCCATGGATGACGAGAACGTCTTGAAGCCCATGGTTGCCAAGCTGTGCGAGCTGCGCGCCAAGAAGGGCATGACCGAAGAGCAGGCTCGCAAGCAGCTGGCCGACGCCAGCTACTTCGGCACAATGCTCGTGGTGCTCGGCTACGCCGACGGCCTGGTCTCCGGTTCCATCAATTCCACGGCCAACACCGTGCGTCCGGCCCTGCAGGTCATCAAGACCAAGCCAGGTCAGAAGCTCGTTTCCGGCGCCTTCCTCATGTGCTTCAAGGATCACGTGGCCGTGTTTGCCGACTGTGCCATCAACCTGAACCCGGATGCGGAGCAGCTCTCCGAAATCGCGCTGCAGTCCGCCGAAACCGCACGTGCCTTCGGCATCGACCCAAAGGTCGGCATGCTCTCCTACTCCACGCTCGGCTCCGGCAAGGGCCCGGATGTGGATATTGTCGAGGAAGCCACCAAGCTGCTCAAGGAGAAGGCACCGGACCTGCCGGTGGTTGGTTCCATCCAGTTCGATGCCGCCTGGTCGCCCGACGTGGCCGCCACCAAGGCCAAAGGCAACGATGTGGCCGGACATGTCAACGTGTTCGTGTTCCCGGATTTGTGCGCCGGCAACATCGGCTATAAGGCCGTGCAGCGCTCCTCGGGCGCGCTGGCCATCGGCCCGGTGCTGCAAGGCCTCAACAAGCCGGTGAATGACCTGTCCCGTGGTGCCCTGGTGCAGGACATCATCAACACCATCGCCCTCACCGCCATCGAAGCGCAGTGA
- a CDS encoding acyltransferase family protein, with translation MKRFVGLDGIKGLALIAIVLYHCVQQKMPGGFYGVDVFFTVSGFLIAISLFRSLSTTGSLNLRRYIPRRLVRLYPALLLLIPVIVSVCWLTERDLLVAIRNQVITVLFGCYNWYAIAGGQSYFEQTNPQILRHLWFIGVLTQFYIIVPFIAWAMWRIRDTRFASLIPLGLAALSGASMWLMYKPGADPTRVYFGTDTHSVGLMLGVALAWWLTRHNQATPQAPRVAGAAADSGSVHVNIPAIPNNIPNNIAEVAAKTTRQRLWETIAPAMSLTALVALIIMTVNGQQDNFAFRGGIIIASVLSVALIAGTISDDSWMQDLMKFKPLAALGRYSYGIYLWHWPVWIIVRSTLPRMIQGPSYSIILAITAILTALAVAFSWLMVEKTAAAQSALEVLVPYRNPVAKQIVCAVVVDIVWAVALVGCVQGLVHAPEKTSVQIQLEQQAQTLQQQKQSQQASQAQQTASDLMRSPTPPPAKPRHGMPTGDQITAIGDSVMLASSQGLSAVFPGIQIDAAVSRSIMVAPGMVNNDLNAGTLRSWVILGLATNSAISTGQLDQLHNQIGPDRVLVLVNGHGDRSWIPVANQALSDYANTHQDNVVLADWDSAAQTNTQLLASDGIHPSAGTDLYAQTVKQAIEQWVQAGH, from the coding sequence GTGAAGCGTTTTGTCGGACTTGACGGTATCAAAGGTCTGGCACTTATCGCCATCGTGCTATATCACTGCGTGCAGCAGAAGATGCCAGGCGGATTCTACGGCGTTGACGTATTCTTCACGGTATCCGGCTTCCTTATTGCCATCAGCCTTTTCCGTTCGCTGTCCACCACTGGCTCGTTGAATCTTAGGCGGTATATTCCTCGACGCTTGGTTCGACTGTATCCGGCTTTGCTTTTGCTGATTCCCGTTATCGTCTCCGTCTGCTGGCTGACCGAACGGGATTTGCTGGTTGCCATCCGCAATCAGGTCATCACCGTGCTGTTCGGCTGTTACAACTGGTATGCCATTGCCGGCGGGCAAAGCTACTTCGAGCAGACGAATCCACAAATTCTACGGCACTTGTGGTTCATCGGTGTGCTGACGCAGTTCTATATCATCGTGCCGTTCATTGCATGGGCGATGTGGAGGATTCGCGATACCCGTTTTGCCTCGCTTATTCCTCTGGGTCTTGCTGCCCTCAGCGGCGCTTCCATGTGGCTGATGTACAAGCCGGGCGCAGATCCGACCCGCGTTTATTTCGGCACCGATACCCATAGCGTGGGTCTCATGCTCGGCGTGGCCCTGGCTTGGTGGCTGACTCGCCACAATCAGGCAACGCCGCAAGCTCCCCGAGTCGCCGGAGCGGCTGCGGACTCAGGTTCCGTGCATGTCAATATTCCCGCAATACCCAACAATATTCCCAACAACATTGCCGAGGTCGCAGCGAAAACCACACGGCAACGTCTCTGGGAAACGATTGCACCAGCGATGTCGCTGACAGCGCTGGTGGCACTCATTATCATGACGGTGAACGGGCAGCAAGATAACTTTGCATTCCGCGGCGGCATCATTATTGCCAGCGTGCTGTCTGTGGCACTGATTGCAGGCACCATCAGCGATGACTCGTGGATGCAGGACCTGATGAAGTTCAAGCCGCTAGCGGCATTGGGGCGCTACTCATACGGCATCTACCTGTGGCACTGGCCAGTGTGGATTATCGTCCGGTCCACGTTACCTCGCATGATTCAAGGTCCGTCGTACAGCATCATTCTGGCTATCACCGCCATACTAACCGCCCTGGCTGTGGCGTTCTCCTGGCTGATGGTTGAAAAGACGGCCGCTGCTCAATCGGCACTGGAGGTTCTGGTGCCGTACCGTAACCCTGTTGCAAAGCAGATAGTCTGCGCGGTGGTAGTGGATATCGTTTGGGCCGTTGCTCTGGTTGGATGTGTGCAGGGCCTTGTGCATGCCCCGGAGAAAACCTCTGTGCAGATTCAGTTGGAGCAGCAAGCTCAGACCCTGCAGCAGCAGAAGCAGTCGCAACAGGCAAGTCAGGCGCAGCAGACAGCCAGCGATCTTATGCGATCCCCCACACCTCCGCCAGCCAAGCCACGACATGGCATGCCGACCGGTGACCAGATCACCGCAATCGGCGACTCCGTGATGCTGGCTTCCTCGCAGGGATTATCCGCTGTGTTTCCGGGAATTCAGATTGACGCCGCCGTGTCACGCTCTATTATGGTGGCCCCTGGCATGGTGAACAATGACTTGAATGCCGGAACGCTGCGCAGTTGGGTCATTCTCGGGCTTGCCACCAATTCCGCAATAAGCACCGGTCAACTCGATCAGCTGCACAATCAGATTGGCCCTGACCGTGTGCTGGTGCTCGTCAACGGCCATGGCGACCGCAGCTGGATTCCCGTGGCCAACCAAGCGTTGTCCGACTATGCGAACACCCATCAAGACAACGTCGTGCTAGCAGACTGGGACTCCGCCGCACAGACGAATACGCAGCTGCTGGCCTCCGACGGTATTCATCCTTCCGCAGGAACCGACCTGTACGCGCAAACGGTGAAACAAGCCATAGAGCAATGGGTGCAGGCCGGCCACTAA
- a CDS encoding acetate/propionate family kinase, protein MAKTVLVINSGSSSIKYQLVDLESGEGLASGLVEKIGEPVDGHYKHEYNGEKHELEEPIHDHEQGLKRVLGFFEEYGPKLSDAGIVAVGHRVVQGGSIFPKPALVTDKTINQVKDLAVLAPLHNGPEAKGAEVMRSLLPDVPQIFVFDSSFFFQLPKAASTYALNKEIADQYHIRRYGAHGTSHEYISSVVPDVIGKPAEGLKQIVLHIGNGASASAEVSGKPVETSMGLTPLEGLMMGGRTGDIDPAVVFHLIRNAHMNVDELDALFNKRSGMMGMTGFGDLREVHRLVGEGNEDAKLALDVYVHRIVSYIGNYTYQMGGCDVITFTAGVGENDDIVRKMVCDKLAPFGVKLDEEKNATRSKEPRIISTPDSSVIIAVIPTNEELAIARKSAAIAEAGTDTYGNTFAK, encoded by the coding sequence ATGGCGAAAACCGTCCTTGTCATCAATTCTGGCTCCAGCTCGATCAAGTACCAGCTGGTTGATCTCGAATCCGGCGAAGGCCTCGCTTCCGGTCTCGTCGAGAAGATCGGTGAGCCGGTCGACGGCCACTACAAGCACGAGTACAACGGCGAGAAGCACGAGCTTGAAGAGCCGATTCACGACCACGAGCAGGGCTTGAAGCGCGTGCTCGGCTTCTTTGAGGAGTACGGCCCCAAGCTGTCCGACGCCGGCATCGTTGCCGTCGGCCACCGTGTGGTGCAGGGCGGTTCCATCTTCCCGAAGCCGGCCCTCGTGACCGACAAGACCATCAACCAGGTCAAGGATCTGGCCGTGCTCGCCCCGCTGCACAACGGCCCGGAGGCCAAGGGCGCCGAAGTCATGCGCTCCCTGTTGCCGGACGTTCCGCAGATCTTCGTGTTCGATTCCTCCTTCTTCTTCCAGCTGCCGAAGGCCGCCAGCACCTATGCGCTGAACAAGGAAATCGCCGACCAGTACCACATTCGCCGCTACGGTGCCCACGGCACCTCCCACGAGTACATCTCCTCCGTGGTGCCGGACGTCATCGGCAAGCCGGCCGAGGGCTTGAAGCAGATCGTGCTGCACATCGGCAATGGTGCTTCCGCCTCCGCTGAAGTCTCCGGCAAGCCGGTTGAGACCTCCATGGGTCTGACCCCGCTCGAGGGCCTCATGATGGGTGGCCGTACCGGCGACATCGACCCGGCTGTGGTCTTCCACCTGATCCGCAACGCCCACATGAACGTGGACGAGCTCGACGCCCTGTTCAACAAGCGTTCCGGCATGATGGGCATGACCGGCTTCGGCGACCTGCGCGAAGTCCACCGTCTGGTGGGCGAAGGCAACGAGGACGCCAAGCTGGCTCTGGACGTCTACGTGCACCGCATCGTCAGCTACATCGGCAACTACACCTACCAGATGGGTGGCTGCGACGTGATCACCTTCACCGCTGGCGTGGGCGAAAACGACGACATCGTGCGCAAGATGGTGTGCGACAAGCTCGCTCCGTTCGGTGTCAAGCTGGACGAGGAGAAGAACGCCACCCGTTCCAAGGAACCGCGCATCATCTCCACTCCGGACTCCTCCGTGATCATCGCCGTGATTCCGACGAACGAAGAGCTGGCTATCGCCCGCAAGTCCGCCGCAATCGCCGAAGCCGGCACCGACACCTACGGCAACACTTTCGCCAAGTGA
- a CDS encoding ribose-phosphate diphosphokinase has product MVSAILEGKPDKNLILVTGRVHPKLAQDVADQLGIDILETTTYDFANGEMYVRYTESVRGADVFVLQSHYKPINKAIMEQLIMIDALKRASARSITAVCPLLGYSRQDKKHRGREPISCRLVFDLLKTAGADRIMSVDLHAAQSQGFFDGPVDHLIAMPVLVDYIRDRFQGHLDNVAVVSPDAGRIRVAEQWAQRLGGGPLAFVHKTRDITRPNQAVANRVVGDVAGKDCVLVDDLIDTAGTIAGACHVLQEAGAKSVTVVATHGVLSGPAIDRLKESGAREVVLTDTVPIPDEKRWDGLTVLSIAPLLASAIRAVFEDGSVAELFDTYPEHHGQGFLFA; this is encoded by the coding sequence ATGGTGAGCGCAATCCTTGAAGGAAAGCCCGATAAGAACCTCATTCTCGTCACGGGAAGGGTTCATCCGAAGTTAGCGCAGGATGTCGCCGATCAGCTCGGTATCGATATCTTGGAAACCACCACATACGATTTCGCCAACGGCGAGATGTATGTGCGCTACACCGAATCGGTGCGTGGCGCCGACGTGTTCGTGCTGCAGAGCCATTACAAGCCGATTAACAAGGCGATCATGGAACAGCTCATCATGATCGACGCCTTGAAGCGCGCCTCCGCCCGCTCCATTACCGCCGTGTGCCCGCTGCTCGGTTATTCCAGGCAAGACAAAAAGCACCGCGGCCGCGAACCCATCTCCTGCCGTCTGGTCTTCGATTTGCTCAAAACCGCCGGCGCCGACCGCATCATGTCGGTCGATCTGCATGCTGCCCAGTCCCAAGGCTTCTTTGATGGTCCGGTCGACCACCTCATCGCCATGCCGGTACTGGTCGATTACATCCGCGATCGTTTCCAGGGGCATCTTGACAACGTCGCTGTCGTCTCCCCCGATGCCGGACGTATCCGTGTGGCCGAGCAGTGGGCCCAGCGACTCGGTGGCGGTCCTCTTGCCTTCGTGCATAAGACACGTGACATTACCCGCCCGAACCAGGCCGTGGCCAACCGTGTGGTCGGCGACGTGGCTGGCAAGGACTGCGTGCTGGTCGACGATTTGATTGACACCGCCGGCACTATCGCGGGCGCATGCCACGTGCTACAGGAAGCCGGTGCGAAGTCCGTGACCGTGGTCGCCACCCATGGCGTGCTGTCCGGCCCGGCAATCGATCGGCTGAAGGAAAGCGGTGCACGCGAGGTCGTGCTCACCGACACCGTGCCGATTCCGGACGAGAAGCGCTGGGACGGTCTGACCGTACTGTCCATTGCCCCCTTGCTTGCCAGCGCCATTCGCGCGGTATTCGAGGATGGCTCGGTGGCTGAACTGTTCGACACTTACCCCGAACATCACGGTCAAGGATTCCTCTTTGCGTGA